A genomic region of Melopsittacus undulatus isolate bMelUnd1 chromosome 5, bMelUnd1.mat.Z, whole genome shotgun sequence contains the following coding sequences:
- the NTS gene encoding neurotensin/neuromedin N isoform X2: protein MRTQLVCVMLLALASCSFCSDSEEEMKALEADLLTSMYTSKINRAKLPYWKMTLLNVCNLVNNINNQVGDTVEVDEEDLVSGRQFPAALDGFSLEAMLTVYQLQKVCHSRTFQHWELLQQDAFDLDNSSQDKEIMKRKNPYILKRQLHVNKARRPYILKRSSYY from the exons ATGAGAACCCAGCTGGTGTGTGTCATGCTGCTGGCCTTGGcctcctgcagcttctgctcaG ATtcagaagaggaaatgaaagcGTTAGAAGCAGATTTATTGACCAGTATGTACACATCAAAG ATTAACAGAGCAAAACTTCCTTACTGGAAAATGACCCTGCTAAATGTCTGCAATCTTGTCAACAACATAAACAACCAAGTGGGGGATACAGTAGAGGTAGATGAAGAGGATCTCGTTTCAGGAAGACagtttcctgctgctctggatgGCTTCAGCTTGGAAGCAATGCTGACAGTATATCAGCTTCAAAAAGTTTGCCACAGCAGAACCTTTCAGCACTGGGAG TTACTTCAGCAAGATGCTTTTGATCTAGACAACTCAAGCCAAGacaaggaaataatgaaaagaaaaaatccctaTATTCTGAAACGGCAGCTACATGTGAACAAAGCTAGAAGACCATACATACTCAAGAGAAGTTCATATTACTGA
- the NTS gene encoding neurotensin/neuromedin N isoform X1 encodes MLCCLQITADTKEGHSDELGNTVLLQKRRTDSEEEMKALEADLLTSMYTSKINRAKLPYWKMTLLNVCNLVNNINNQVGDTVEVDEEDLVSGRQFPAALDGFSLEAMLTVYQLQKVCHSRTFQHWELLQQDAFDLDNSSQDKEIMKRKNPYILKRQLHVNKARRPYILKRSSYY; translated from the exons ATGCTTTGCTGTCTTCAGATCACAGCAGATACAAAGGAGGGCCACTCTGATGAGCTAGGGAACACAGTGCTATTACAAAAGAGGAGAACAG ATtcagaagaggaaatgaaagcGTTAGAAGCAGATTTATTGACCAGTATGTACACATCAAAG ATTAACAGAGCAAAACTTCCTTACTGGAAAATGACCCTGCTAAATGTCTGCAATCTTGTCAACAACATAAACAACCAAGTGGGGGATACAGTAGAGGTAGATGAAGAGGATCTCGTTTCAGGAAGACagtttcctgctgctctggatgGCTTCAGCTTGGAAGCAATGCTGACAGTATATCAGCTTCAAAAAGTTTGCCACAGCAGAACCTTTCAGCACTGGGAG TTACTTCAGCAAGATGCTTTTGATCTAGACAACTCAAGCCAAGacaaggaaataatgaaaagaaaaaatccctaTATTCTGAAACGGCAGCTACATGTGAACAAAGCTAGAAGACCATACATACTCAAGAGAAGTTCATATTACTGA